Part of the Vicia villosa cultivar HV-30 ecotype Madison, WI unplaced genomic scaffold, Vvil1.0 ctg.000637F_1_1, whole genome shotgun sequence genome, aatttGAAATGATAATTGAAACACCTTTGTAGGAAAAAGGCGAATCCATATGGAAAGGTGAAAAAATAGTCAAAAGATAAGTTGATTGGTTGAAGGAAAAAAATGTAAGATTAAGAAAATAACAGGTGGATttaatttcataattaattaattactgtTATATCCTTTTGTAGTGAGCGTTTTTAAAATTGCAAAAGACATTTTTGGGAGTTTATATCCATTCAATTGTAATGGATTGATAATTGAAATAAGAACGGTATACTTTATAAGATTGATGAAATTGTGGTCGGAGATAGTGACGAggaattcttgcatggacacgaacATAAAACCTTTTTCTTAGTCACAACCAATAGAAATAAGACAATtcattatgaaggagagagaaaatttaaaatttatttaaattttaatttattttttaattggattcatgggtgGTTGTGATTACGAAGGAGAGAGaagattaaatttttattttttaattaattaaaattttatgattggttgtgtgtaaaactaTTTCTTAGGGTTGTGTTCACCTAAGAATTTCTCGATAGTGACTATAGAGAATTACTATTCTCATTGTCGTTTAGGATTTTCATTGTATGTTAATTGTCTAATGAGACGACACTTAAATAACTAAACGGCGGAGGACAATAACCTCTCATTGAACTTAACTGAATGGTTCTATCTAACACTATATTTATGAATTTTGATTGTCGGAAAAAACTAAAAAGTGTGTCGgtccaattttaataaaattcgaTGGAAGAGATGAGTGTAATTTTCCCTTAAACTATTGATGCTCATTGATCATACTTTCACTCaccaagcaaaaaaaaaaaaaactattgaaaAAATGAAATTGGATGATTGACAAATAGCGCCATTATCTTGTAAGGTATTGATACATATACTCTGAAAAATAAGAAGACATATTTGAAGATTGTGATTTAATTGATTttacttaaaataaaatttggAGTCTAAATAAAAATAAGGAGTTAAAGCTATGTAAAAAAGtccaaaatatttgaaatttgtaTCCGAGTTTAGGGGTTATCATAGATCCGTTGATCTACTTCAAGGTTGAGATGATgttctgtttttattttattttataaatttataaaaaagcaaagaaacttatATCACCAATTAACTGCAACACACACATCGTCCCACTCCCTTGCAGTAAAGAGCAAACATGGTGACGTGGGTCTCTCTTTTAACTGCTTTTTCTTTGGCTACAAAGTGCTTTTAATTTTTCTGcatgtatttttataatatttgataATTTGATAATTTGATAATGCCTTATGTAACTACTAGTAGTATTGTAATAGTATGAGGAAAGTATTGAAAAGTTAGTAAACAGTTATGATCGTGCTTTTTGAtcgaaaaatttaaataaattcagTTTATGGTTTCAAGATACATACATGCACCAAGATTAAAATTGTCACATTCAAATAACTTTCGTATTCCTTAATCCCAATTATAAAAGCCAACCCTAAATTCTCAATACCATAACCATATTCTCTTTCTCTTCCTAAGTCAAATACCATATCCAGAGAAAATGGCCAGAAAATATGAGGGTCATGTAATTGGAATTGACCTGGGTACAACCTACTCACGTGTTGCAGTGTGGCAGGAGCAAAACAACAGAGCTGAGATAATCTACAATGAAGCTTCTTTTGTTGCTTTCACTGATGATAGAAGGTTGATTGGTGATTCTGCCAAAAATCAAGCAGCCTCTAATCCATTCAACACTGTATTTGGTAATTTATAATATTATCTTTTTTCGGGTATTAtttaattacaaaaataaaaattatacatcaacattttgaaattTGCAGATGTAAAGAAGTTTATTGGAAGAAAATATAGTGATCCTATAATTCAGAACAATCTACTTTCGTGGCCGTTTGGGGTTCTTTCTCGTAGTAACGACAAACCCATGATTTGTGTTAATTACAAAGGAAAGGAAAAACATTTTTCTCCTGAAGAAATATCGTCTTTGATATTAAAAAAGATGATGGATATTGCAGGGGCATTTTTTAAGTCACCGGTAAAAAATGCAGTGATTACAGTGCCTGCATATTTCGACGATTCTCAGCTAAAAGCCATCAAAGATGCCGCTATCATTGCTGGCCTCAATGTAATGAGGATAATCAATGAACCAACTGCTGCTGCTCTTTCATATGGTCTTCATAAGAGAGCAACTTGTGTTGAAAATAGAAATATTCTCATAGTTGATCTAGGTGGTGGAACTTTTGATGTGTCTCTCGTCACATTCAAGGATGACAAGTTTGAAATAAAGGCGGCGACCATGACTCAATTTGGAGGTGAAGATTTTATTGATAGAATGGTGAACCACTTTGTGAAAGAGTTTAAGATGAAGCACAAAATACATATTAGTAGGTACTCAAGGGCCCTGAGGAGGTTGAGAAATGAGTGTGATGAAGTCAAAAACAAACTTTCGTTTGATTTTGATGCCACGATTTTCTTAGATGCTTTATATGATGGAATTGATTTTTATTCATCAATGTCTCGTGCCAAGTTTGAGCAACTCAACATAGACCTCTTTGATAATTTTATGGATACAGTTAAGACCTGTCTTTCTGATGCGAAGATAAACAATAGCAGTGTTGATGAAGTTGTTCTAGTGGGCGGTTCTTCAAGGATTCCCAAAATTCAGCAGCTATTgcaaaaatttttcaaaaaagggAAGCATCTCTTGAATATAATCCATCCTGATGAGGCTGTTGCTTGTGGTGCAGCTATTCAAGCTGCTTTGTTAAGTGGAGGCCTTAAGAGTGTTCCAAAGGAAGTGCATCAATATCTTTCAAGGTTGTCTTATGCAGAACAAGAACCAGAGCCAATACCAAAAAATATAGTGAATGATAAAAAGGTGAATGTTACAATTGAAGATAACAAATCTAAGATCATGATTGATTTTCAAGGTGGTGTTGGAATTACAGTTAATGTTCCTGGTTCGCTTAATGTCTCACTTCCTGATACTGCTCTAGTCCTTCCTATCAATGTTTGCTTTGCTACAGATTCTGATGGCATGTTAAATGTTTCTGCCGAGGTACAAAGTATTTCCAAAGACATCAAAATAACAAATGAGAATGTAAGGGTGGAGTTTCGAAGTCCTTGTTAAAAGTTTATGTTTGTTCTATGATTTCTACACAGTTGAATGAAAACAAGTTCAGTTCTATATTCATAAAAGTGTGAAATTGTGAATATTTGCTTGTTGGCACTAGCAGAAAATAACCAAACTTTGCAGTTTTTGAGGATATTGATTATTAACAAACATGTTTGAATTAGCTCTGCACCTAATCAATAGTCGAT contains:
- the LOC131630020 gene encoding heat shock 70 kDa protein 4-like, which gives rise to MARKYEGHVIGIDLGTTYSRVAVWQEQNNRAEIIYNEASFVAFTDDRRLIGDSAKNQAASNPFNTVFDVKKFIGRKYSDPIIQNNLLSWPFGVLSRSNDKPMICVNYKGKEKHFSPEEISSLILKKMMDIAGAFFKSPVKNAVITVPAYFDDSQLKAIKDAAIIAGLNVMRIINEPTAAALSYGLHKRATCVENRNILIVDLGGGTFDVSLVTFKDDKFEIKAATMTQFGGEDFIDRMVNHFVKEFKMKHKIHISRYSRALRRLRNECDEVKNKLSFDFDATIFLDALYDGIDFYSSMSRAKFEQLNIDLFDNFMDTVKTCLSDAKINNSSVDEVVLVGGSSRIPKIQQLLQKFFKKGKHLLNIIHPDEAVACGAAIQAALLSGGLKSVPKEVHQYLSRLSYAEQEPEPIPKNIVNDKKVNVTIEDNKSKIMIDFQGGVGITVNVPGSLNVSLPDTALVLPINVCFATDSDGMLNVSAELNENKFSSIFIKV